A genomic segment from Egibacteraceae bacterium encodes:
- a CDS encoding ABC transporter permease has translation MEFLNYLGNRWPNLVEQGIEHAYLVAVPVIVGTVISLLLGIVSYHSNWFRSVTISVTSTFLTIPSFALFVLFIPFVGIGATPAMIGLTMYCLLPITRNTIAGLRGVDQAVVESAKGMGLNARQRLLRIELPLAWPVIITGIRVATQITVGIAAIGVFVNAGGLGEDIMGGLSRLGSAQAVNITLGGTVGIVVIALIFDAFLFLIQKLTTSRGLRD, from the coding sequence GTGGAATTCCTGAACTACCTGGGCAATCGCTGGCCGAATCTGGTGGAACAGGGCATCGAACACGCCTACCTCGTCGCTGTCCCCGTCATCGTCGGCACCGTCATCTCCTTGCTGCTCGGCATCGTGAGCTACCACAGCAACTGGTTTCGCAGCGTCACGATCTCGGTGACATCGACGTTCCTGACGATCCCCTCCTTCGCACTGTTTGTGCTCTTCATCCCGTTCGTGGGCATCGGTGCCACGCCCGCGATGATCGGCCTGACCATGTACTGCCTCCTGCCGATCACCCGCAACACCATCGCGGGGCTCCGGGGCGTGGATCAGGCAGTCGTCGAGTCGGCCAAGGGCATGGGCCTGAACGCCCGCCAGCGGCTGCTGCGCATCGAGCTGCCCCTGGCTTGGCCGGTCATCATCACGGGCATCCGAGTCGCCACCCAGATCACCGTTGGCATCGCCGCGATCGGCGTGTTCGTCAACGCCGGTGGCCTGGGTGAGGACATCATGGGCGGACTGTCGCGCCTGGGCAGCGCGCAGGCTGTCAACATCACCCTGGGTGGCACCGTCGGCATCGTCGTCATCGCCCTGATCTTCGACGCGTTCCTGTTCCTGATCCAGAAGCTCACGACCTCGCGAGGGCTCCGTGACTGA
- a CDS encoding TrkH family potassium uptake protein encodes MRIIGLYTGRILTGLGVTMLVPASLGAARGEVDDALGFVIAAALAVLVGQTAEWRLHIRRDMQWSHAMAVVALAWLAAAFVGAIPLFLSGHYASFLDAYFDAMSGFATAGLAVINDLDHLSDSVNLWRHLMHFLGGQGLVLVALSMFAGGGGLTGLYVGEGREERVLPNVVHSARFIWRVALFYGVVGTSLLWAALLVAGMPLGTGLFHAVTLFMAAFDTGGFAPTSANLAFYHSGWVEAAAAVLMVAGSLSFAVHHHLWDRRPWEIVRNVETRTLALTMTGLSAVAMVGLARSGTFDSAEMLFRRGFFQILSAHSGTGFNTVPGQLFETDWGTLAPGMLVIAMALGGMAGSTSGGIKALRVALLYKSVRADLRRMLLPRNAVVVEHYYATGGNRIVSNELARSAAMVLLLYIGLYLTGAVTGLFYGYSLQEALFESTSAAAAVGLSVGLVRPEMETGLKIVYILQMWVGRLEFVSVFALFGYLYSTVRGKT; translated from the coding sequence ATGAGGATCATCGGCCTCTACACCGGTCGGATCCTGACGGGCCTCGGCGTCACGATGCTGGTGCCCGCGTCGCTGGGCGCCGCGCGCGGCGAGGTCGACGACGCGCTGGGCTTCGTGATCGCCGCCGCTCTCGCCGTGCTGGTGGGACAGACAGCCGAGTGGCGGCTGCACATCCGTCGGGACATGCAGTGGAGCCACGCCATGGCGGTGGTGGCGCTGGCCTGGCTGGCGGCGGCGTTCGTCGGCGCGATCCCCCTGTTCCTGTCCGGCCACTACGCGAGCTTCCTCGACGCCTACTTCGACGCGATGAGCGGTTTCGCGACCGCGGGGCTCGCCGTCATCAACGACCTCGACCACCTGTCGGACAGCGTGAACCTGTGGCGACACCTCATGCACTTCCTCGGTGGGCAGGGACTCGTCCTGGTGGCCCTCAGCATGTTCGCCGGCGGCGGTGGGCTCACGGGGCTGTACGTCGGTGAGGGGCGCGAGGAGCGGGTCCTGCCGAACGTCGTGCACTCCGCCCGCTTCATCTGGCGGGTCGCGCTGTTCTACGGGGTGGTCGGCACCAGCCTGCTGTGGGCCGCGCTGCTCGTGGCGGGCATGCCGCTCGGCACCGGCCTGTTCCACGCGGTCACCCTCTTCATGGCGGCGTTCGACACCGGGGGATTCGCCCCGACGTCAGCCAACCTGGCCTTCTACCACTCGGGCTGGGTGGAGGCCGCCGCCGCCGTCTTGATGGTGGCCGGCAGCTTGTCGTTCGCCGTCCACCACCACCTGTGGGACCGCCGGCCCTGGGAGATCGTCCGCAACGTCGAGACCCGGACGCTGGCGCTCACCATGACGGGGTTGTCCGCGGTGGCGATGGTCGGCCTGGCGCGCAGCGGCACGTTCGACAGCGCCGAGATGCTCTTTCGGCGTGGGTTCTTCCAGATCCTGTCCGCGCACTCGGGCACCGGGTTCAACACGGTGCCCGGGCAGCTGTTCGAGACGGACTGGGGGACGCTCGCGCCCGGGATGCTGGTGATCGCCATGGCGCTCGGCGGGATGGCCGGCTCGACCTCCGGCGGCATCAAGGCGCTGCGCGTCGCCCTGCTGTACAAGTCCGTGCGCGCCGACCTGCGGCGGATGCTGCTGCCGCGCAACGCGGTCGTGGTCGAGCACTACTACGCCACCGGGGGCAACCGCATCGTCAGCAACGAGCTGGCCCGCTCCGCTGCCATGGTGCTGCTGCTCTACATCGGGCTGTATCTCACGGGCGCGGTGACGGGCCTGTTCTACGGCTACAGCCTCCAGGAGGCGCTGTTCGAGAGCACGTCGGCCGCGGCGGCCGTCGGGCTGTCCGTCGGGCTCGTCAGACCCGAGATGGAGACGGGACTCAAGATCGTCTACATCCTGCAGATGTGGGTCGGGCGCTTGGAGTTCGTCTCCGTGTTCGCGCTGTTCGGCTACCTCTACTCGACCGTGCGGGGCAAGACGTGA
- the treZ gene encoding malto-oligosyltrehalose trehalohydrolase encodes MTEQPSVPHRHGPTPHDDHTTTFRLWAPHAERVALLTGGHEIAMAGAQGWFAARAEAAHGHDYRFRLDGGAPRPDPAARWLPHGVHEAARVLDPRRFAWTDAGWRAPPVSAAVVYELHIGTFTAAGTFDAAIPRLPALAALGATHVEVMPVNAFNGERGWGYDGVAWWAVHEPYGGPAGFARFVDAAHGAGLAVTLDVVFNHLGPSGNYLPEFGPYLTDHYATPWGDALNLDGPHSDPVRAFILECARSWLLDYHVDALRLDAVHGLVDTSAVHILAELAATAEAVEVATGRPRQLIAESDRCDPATVRPPEAGGMGMHAQWSDDLHHAIHTAVTGEREGYYIDYAGLPDVAQAYRRGFLFDGRYSQYRQRTVGAPLGDVPGHRLVTCVQNHDQVGNRAAGERLTTLVEPALVRVAILLLCASPTTPMLFMGEEYGETRPFQYFTSHPEPELAAAVRTGRAEEFTAFAAFSGVDVPDPQDPATRDASVLDWSAAETPEGASRRALWAELLRLRREHPALGNGRRDLVEVAGAPNAHQLSLRRGDPRGAPVLLAANLSASPARIAAPPGRWPLLVSTDAPRYGGAGGEVSAGDGVLTLPPHSAALWAGPDGR; translated from the coding sequence ATGACCGAGCAGCCCTCCGTCCCCCACCGGCATGGACCGACGCCCCACGACGACCACACCACCACTTTCCGGCTGTGGGCCCCCCATGCCGAGCGCGTGGCGCTGCTGACCGGTGGCCACGAGATCGCGATGGCGGGTGCACAGGGATGGTTCGCCGCACGCGCCGAGGCCGCGCACGGCCACGACTACCGGTTCCGACTCGACGGTGGGGCGCCGCGGCCCGATCCGGCGGCTCGATGGCTGCCGCATGGGGTGCACGAGGCGGCCCGGGTGCTCGACCCCCGGCGCTTCGCGTGGACCGACGCCGGTTGGCGGGCGCCTCCGGTATCGGCTGCCGTGGTCTACGAGCTGCACATCGGGACGTTCACCGCCGCGGGCACCTTCGACGCGGCCATCCCACGGCTGCCCGCGCTCGCGGCTCTCGGGGCCACACACGTCGAGGTCATGCCCGTCAACGCCTTCAACGGCGAGCGCGGGTGGGGCTACGACGGGGTGGCCTGGTGGGCCGTGCACGAGCCCTACGGCGGCCCGGCCGGCTTCGCGCGCTTCGTCGACGCGGCCCACGGGGCCGGACTGGCCGTCACGCTCGACGTCGTCTTCAACCACCTCGGTCCATCGGGCAACTACCTGCCCGAGTTCGGCCCCTACCTCACCGACCACTACGCCACCCCGTGGGGCGACGCGCTCAACCTGGACGGGCCACACAGCGACCCGGTGCGGGCGTTCATCCTTGAGTGCGCGCGGTCCTGGCTGCTCGACTACCACGTCGACGCCCTGCGACTGGATGCCGTCCACGGCCTGGTCGACACGTCGGCGGTGCACATCCTGGCCGAGCTCGCCGCCACGGCCGAGGCCGTCGAGGTCGCCACCGGGCGGCCCCGCCAGCTGATCGCCGAGTCCGACCGCTGCGACCCGGCCACCGTCCGCCCGCCCGAGGCAGGTGGGATGGGGATGCACGCCCAGTGGTCCGACGACCTGCACCACGCGATCCACACCGCGGTCACCGGGGAGCGGGAGGGCTACTACATCGACTACGCGGGCTTGCCCGACGTGGCGCAGGCGTACCGCCGGGGGTTCCTGTTCGACGGCCGCTACTCGCAGTACCGGCAGCGCACCGTGGGCGCGCCGCTCGGCGACGTGCCCGGACACCGGCTCGTGACCTGCGTGCAGAACCACGACCAGGTCGGGAACCGCGCCGCCGGTGAGCGGCTCACGACGCTGGTCGAGCCGGCGCTCGTCCGGGTGGCGATCCTGCTGCTCTGCGCGTCCCCGACCACCCCGATGCTGTTCATGGGCGAGGAGTACGGCGAGACCCGCCCCTTCCAGTACTTCACGAGCCACCCCGAACCCGAGCTCGCCGCGGCGGTCCGGACCGGCCGCGCCGAGGAGTTCACCGCGTTCGCGGCCTTCTCGGGGGTCGACGTGCCCGATCCGCAGGACCCCGCCACCCGGGACGCGAGCGTCTTGGACTGGTCGGCGGCCGAGACCCCCGAGGGGGCCTCCCGCCGCGCCCTGTGGGCAGAGCTGCTCCGGCTGCGCCGAGAGCACCCGGCCCTGGGCAACGGTCGCCGCGACCTCGTGGAGGTCGCCGGCGCGCCGAACGCCCATCAGCTGTCCCTGCGCCGAGGTGATCCACGCGGCGCGCCTGTGCTGCTGGCGGCCAACCTCTCCGCGAGCCCGGCAAGGATCGCGGCGCCCCCAGGCAGATGGCCGCTGCTCGTCTCCACCGATGCACCACGGTACGGGGGTGCCGGCGGGGAGGTCAGCGCGGGCGACGGCGTGCTCACCCTGCCTCCGCACAGCGCCGCACTGTGGGCAGGCCCTGACGGCCGGTAA
- a CDS encoding proline/glycine betaine ABC transporter permease has translation MPDLPRVPIGEWAAAFVRFLVREMSAFFDFIRRILETSIGWLETALTWPHPLLFALLAGVLGFWLRGWRFGGFSLLAFLLIQSMGFWNSTMDTLALVLVATILAVAIGVPTGIMAARNHLLGAAVRPVLDLMQTLPVFVYLIPAVLLFGTGTPPGLVATLVFAIPPGVRLTALGIRQVDPEVVEAARAFGATNNQVLTRVQIPLAMPTIMQGVNQVIMLALSMVVVAGMIGAGGLGEDVFRGITRLQIGLGVESGLAVVIIAIFLDRITSFMKDRAAPDE, from the coding sequence GTGCCTGATCTTCCCCGCGTCCCGATCGGCGAATGGGCGGCCGCCTTCGTGCGGTTTCTCGTACGGGAGATGTCCGCGTTCTTCGACTTCATCCGGCGCATCCTCGAGACATCCATCGGCTGGCTCGAGACCGCGCTGACGTGGCCCCACCCGCTGCTGTTCGCCCTGCTGGCGGGCGTGCTCGGCTTCTGGCTGCGCGGGTGGCGCTTCGGGGGGTTCTCCCTCCTGGCCTTCCTGCTCATCCAGTCGATGGGCTTCTGGAACTCGACGATGGACACCCTCGCGCTGGTCCTGGTCGCCACGATTCTCGCCGTGGCGATCGGTGTGCCGACCGGCATCATGGCCGCGCGAAATCATCTGCTCGGTGCGGCGGTGCGACCCGTCCTCGACCTCATGCAGACCCTGCCCGTGTTCGTCTACCTCATCCCCGCCGTCCTGCTGTTCGGCACAGGGACCCCGCCCGGGCTCGTCGCCACACTCGTGTTCGCCATCCCGCCCGGAGTACGCCTCACCGCGCTCGGCATCCGCCAGGTCGACCCGGAGGTGGTCGAGGCGGCGCGCGCGTTCGGTGCCACGAACAACCAGGTCCTCACCCGGGTCCAGATCCCCCTGGCGATGCCGACGATCATGCAGGGGGTCAACCAGGTCATCATGCTGGCCCTGTCCATGGTCGTCGTCGCCGGGATGATCGGCGCCGGGGGCCTCGGCGAAGACGTCTTCCGGGGGATCACGCGTCTGCAGATCGGGCTCGGCGTCGAGAGCGGGCTTGCGGTGGTGATCATCGCCATATTCCTCGACCGCATCACGAGCTTCATGAAGGACCGCGCGGCTCCGGACGAGTAG
- a CDS encoding glycine betaine ABC transporter substrate-binding protein, producing MSTAPHMHTRWRGLVALMVMALVMTACGTTDEGDDGGEGEDVSGEETPESGGEVALGWIPWEENIAATFMWKELLEQEGYEVTERQLDVAPVFAAVAGGDVDLMLDMWLPNTHAPYQEEFGEDIEDLGVWYDSATLELTVPAYVEEVDSLEDLAENADLFDGTITGIESGAGMMQILEDDVIPTYGLDEAFTLESSSTAAMRAELQRAYDAEEPIVVTLWTPHPEYGLKDLKRLEDPENAWGDEEQLHAISRTGFADDFPEVAEWISTWEMSDEELSSLNAAVEEAGDEPGDERENWQEAAASWIEDNRETVDEWIG from the coding sequence ATGAGCACCGCACCCCATATGCACACCCGCTGGCGTGGCCTGGTCGCCCTGATGGTGATGGCGCTCGTCATGACGGCGTGCGGAACCACGGACGAAGGCGATGACGGCGGCGAGGGCGAGGACGTCAGCGGCGAAGAAACCCCCGAATCCGGCGGTGAGGTCGCCCTCGGGTGGATCCCGTGGGAGGAGAACATCGCCGCGACCTTCATGTGGAAGGAGCTTCTTGAGCAGGAGGGCTACGAGGTCACCGAGCGCCAGCTCGACGTCGCGCCGGTCTTCGCCGCGGTGGCGGGCGGCGACGTCGACCTCATGCTCGACATGTGGCTGCCGAACACGCACGCTCCCTATCAGGAGGAGTTCGGCGAGGACATCGAGGACCTCGGCGTGTGGTACGACTCCGCGACGCTCGAGTTGACCGTCCCCGCCTACGTCGAGGAAGTCGACTCCCTCGAGGATCTCGCGGAGAACGCCGACCTGTTCGACGGCACGATCACCGGCATCGAGTCCGGCGCCGGCATGATGCAGATCCTCGAGGACGACGTCATTCCCACCTACGGCCTCGACGAGGCGTTCACCCTCGAGTCGTCGAGCACCGCCGCCATGCGGGCCGAGCTCCAGCGGGCGTACGACGCCGAGGAGCCGATCGTCGTGACGCTGTGGACTCCCCACCCCGAGTACGGGCTGAAGGACCTCAAGCGCCTGGAGGACCCGGAGAACGCCTGGGGCGACGAGGAGCAGCTGCACGCGATTTCCCGGACCGGGTTCGCCGACGACTTCCCCGAGGTCGCCGAGTGGATTTCCACGTGGGAGATGAGCGATGAGGAGCTCTCGAGCCTCAACGCCGCCGTCGAGGAAGCGGGCGATGAGCCCGGCGACGAGAGGGAGAACTGGCAGGAGGCGGCCGCGAGCTGGATCGAGGACAACCGCGAGACCGTCGATGAGTGGATCGGCTAG
- a CDS encoding glycine betaine/L-proline ABC transporter ATP-binding protein — MSAIQADHLFKIFGNHPERALEALRSGEDRDAVYESTGQFCAVNDVSFTVEAGELFVIMGLSGSGKSTLVRTINRLHDPTSGKVFIDDEDISTLDNKALRALRARKISMVFQTFALFPHRSVLDNAAYGLEVQRVDKAERRERAAKALDMVGLSDWGERMPKQLSGGMRQRVGLARALATEADIMLMDEPFSALDPLIRRDMQGQLIELQQELRRTIVFITHDLNEAMRLGDRVAVMKAGAIVQNDTPEAILHKPADDYVADFIQDVDRSRILTASAVMREPVATLSPRHGPKVALMELKEHQRTELYVVDQHRLLGAVRDRELAEAASRGDTTIEGCLHEDYPCATPETPIAELLQPAARYEIPVAVVEGDRFVGVVPRALLLGALGTPEEASGA; from the coding sequence ATGAGCGCGATACAGGCCGATCACCTGTTCAAGATCTTTGGCAACCACCCGGAACGGGCGCTGGAGGCGCTGCGCTCCGGCGAGGATCGTGACGCCGTCTACGAAAGCACCGGGCAGTTCTGCGCCGTCAACGACGTCTCGTTCACGGTGGAGGCCGGGGAGCTGTTCGTGATCATGGGCCTGTCCGGGTCCGGCAAGTCGACGCTGGTCCGGACCATCAACCGTCTGCACGATCCCACGAGCGGCAAGGTCTTCATCGACGACGAGGACATCAGCACCCTCGACAACAAGGCGCTCCGGGCCTTGCGGGCCCGCAAGATCAGCATGGTCTTCCAGACGTTCGCGCTGTTCCCCCATCGCTCCGTGCTCGACAACGCCGCGTACGGGCTGGAGGTGCAACGCGTCGACAAGGCCGAGCGACGGGAACGAGCCGCCAAGGCCCTGGACATGGTGGGGCTGTCCGACTGGGGCGAGCGTATGCCCAAGCAATTGTCCGGGGGGATGCGCCAGCGGGTCGGTCTTGCCCGGGCTCTGGCCACGGAGGCCGACATCATGCTCATGGACGAGCCGTTCAGCGCGCTGGACCCGCTCATCCGCCGCGACATGCAGGGTCAGCTCATCGAGCTCCAGCAAGAGCTGCGGCGCACGATCGTGTTCATCACCCACGACCTGAACGAGGCCATGCGCCTCGGCGACCGTGTCGCGGTGATGAAGGCGGGAGCGATCGTGCAGAACGACACGCCCGAGGCGATCCTGCACAAGCCCGCCGACGACTACGTCGCGGATTTCATCCAGGACGTCGACCGCTCGCGGATCTTGACCGCCTCCGCCGTGATGCGAGAGCCCGTGGCTACGCTGTCACCGCGCCACGGCCCCAAGGTGGCCCTGATGGAGCTCAAGGAGCACCAGCGCACCGAGCTCTACGTCGTTGACCAACACCGTCTGCTCGGCGCCGTCCGCGACCGGGAGCTCGCCGAGGCCGCGTCCCGCGGGGATACCACGATCGAGGGGTGTCTCCATGAGGACTATCCCTGCGCTACGCCCGAGACCCCCATCGCCGAGCTCCTGCAGCCCGCAGCCAGGTACGAGATCCCGGTCGCTGTCGTGGAGGGCGACCGGTTCGTCGGCGTGGTGCCGCGTGCCCTGCTGCTCGGCGCGCTCGGCACACCCGAGGAGGCCTCCGGTGCCTGA
- a CDS encoding potassium/proton antiporter, translated as MTTDLITDPGVLAAAALLVAGVLAAGFAARLRVPGLLLFLGLGMAIGALGWIDLDEPEVAQHAGIVALLVILFSGGLTTKPSDLRRAAVPGLLLATVGVLMTAAVVAVAVFFLLGVTPLTAALIGAVVSSTDAAAVFAVVRKAPLPRRLMSVLEVESGTNDPVAIMLTLGVLEAWLSQPGPLDWVAFGVLQLGGGLAVGLVAGWVGSAAIHRLELSGESLFPILALGLAGLAYGVAAELGASGFLAVYVAGLLVGVRVPRHRRSIRVFHEGLANVAEIGLFLVLGLLVVPTSLPPVTPPALAITVVLILLARPLAVALCTARQSFTWQEKTLVAWAGLRGAVPIVLATFPLTAGYPQGAAVFNIVFFVVLASTAVQGSTVGVVARLLGLREGARVWAPVAEALPLDGVEVDLIEVDITDDLSVAGQRIRDVPLPAGALLTALVHGSQAIVPTGGTRLRPGDMALITASRRPTMTEEVVAWARGEPPPDARAGPQRRRMRRSPDRRPRVEQAD; from the coding sequence GTGACGACCGACCTCATCACCGACCCGGGCGTGCTCGCGGCGGCCGCCCTGCTCGTCGCGGGGGTGCTGGCCGCCGGCTTCGCCGCGCGCCTGCGGGTGCCGGGCCTGCTGCTGTTCCTCGGGCTCGGGATGGCGATCGGCGCCCTGGGGTGGATCGACCTGGACGAGCCCGAGGTCGCCCAGCACGCGGGCATCGTCGCGCTCCTGGTCATCCTCTTCTCCGGCGGCCTCACGACCAAACCCAGCGACCTCCGGCGCGCCGCCGTGCCGGGTCTGCTGCTGGCCACCGTCGGGGTGCTGATGACGGCCGCGGTGGTGGCGGTCGCGGTGTTCTTCCTGCTCGGCGTCACGCCCCTGACGGCTGCGCTCATCGGGGCGGTGGTCTCGTCGACGGACGCGGCCGCGGTGTTCGCCGTGGTCCGCAAGGCTCCCTTGCCCCGGCGACTCATGTCCGTGCTCGAGGTCGAGTCGGGGACCAACGACCCGGTGGCCATCATGCTCACCCTGGGTGTGCTGGAGGCCTGGCTGTCCCAGCCGGGCCCGCTGGATTGGGTGGCGTTCGGCGTGCTGCAGCTCGGCGGCGGACTGGCGGTCGGTCTGGTCGCCGGATGGGTCGGCAGCGCTGCGATCCACCGGCTCGAGCTCAGCGGCGAGAGCCTCTTCCCGATCCTGGCGCTCGGCCTGGCCGGACTGGCCTACGGCGTCGCTGCCGAGCTCGGCGCCTCCGGATTCTTGGCCGTCTACGTCGCCGGCCTGCTCGTCGGGGTCAGGGTCCCCCGCCACCGGCGCAGCATCCGGGTCTTCCACGAGGGTCTGGCCAACGTCGCCGAGATCGGGTTGTTCCTCGTGCTCGGCCTGCTCGTGGTGCCCACCAGCCTGCCGCCGGTGACCCCGCCCGCCCTGGCGATCACGGTCGTCCTCATCCTTCTCGCCCGTCCCCTGGCCGTCGCGCTGTGCACGGCCCGCCAGTCGTTCACCTGGCAGGAGAAGACCCTGGTGGCGTGGGCGGGCCTGCGCGGTGCGGTGCCCATCGTGCTCGCGACCTTTCCCCTCACCGCCGGATACCCGCAGGGGGCCGCGGTCTTCAACATCGTCTTCTTCGTAGTGCTCGCCTCGACGGCGGTCCAGGGCTCCACGGTCGGTGTGGTCGCGCGGCTGCTCGGGCTGCGCGAGGGCGCACGCGTCTGGGCGCCCGTCGCCGAGGCCCTGCCCCTGGACGGCGTCGAGGTGGATCTCATCGAGGTGGACATCACCGACGACCTGTCCGTGGCCGGGCAGCGGATCCGGGACGTGCCCCTGCCTGCCGGAGCCCTCTTGACCGCCCTGGTGCACGGCTCCCAAGCGATCGTGCCCACGGGCGGCACCCGTCTGCGCCCCGGCGACATGGCGCTGATCACCGCCTCGCGGCGACCCACGATGACCGAGGAGGTCGTCGCGTGGGCCCGCGGCGAGCCACCCCCGGACGCGCGTGCCGGCCCACAGCGGCGCAGGATGCGTCGGTCACCGGATCGTCGGCCCCGAGTGGAGCAGGCAGACTGA